CCAAGAATCGAATGGTTGCTGCTCGGACGAAACTTAGGTTGCTCCCGCGGATCAAGATCTGATAGCTTGTCCGCAGTTGAGGGACGAGCATGCTACGCCGAGGCGTGGAAGCCCGGCGAATCATGACGATCTGAGGACAGAGGAGGCAATTGACACCCTTCATGGCCGCTATATCTACAGGCACTATTGTACCGCCAAATCTGACGTCTGAACGGTTTGAGTATCTGGCCGGGGCCCTTGATCAGGAGCCCTCATGGATCTTGAAAAAGCTGATTACCCTCCTCTCTTCCAGGGTTCAAGTGGACGATGAGGTGGTGGAAAAGATCCGTCAACTCGCTCGGACAGGGCCGATCGTGTACGCCATGAAGTACCGCAGCATTTACGATCTTCATTTTTTGAGGCTGCGATTCGCGGAACTGGGGCTGCCCGTGCCGGCCTTCGCCTTCGATGTCTCAGCCATGGACAGTTGGTCTCTGTCCAAGGCCGTAAGAGTGTGGAGGGCCGGATTGAACGGCCTTCTTCACGAACCAAGGCATAAGAAGACGGTCAATGAGGAAGATGTGAAGGAAATCCTCGATGGTGGCGGCGCGGGAGTGGTCTTTCTGGTAGATGAAAAGACCGCGCGCAGTCGTTACATCCATCCGTCGGAAGATCCCATCCGCATACTCCTTGACCTGCAAGGAAAGTTGTCAGGCGCGATCGCTGTGGTTCCCATATTCATACTGTACGACAGGACCCCGCGTCCCGCGATTAGGCCCTTCTGGGAGATCTTTCTGGGGGACCCCGACAATCCGGGTCCTATCAGGAGGCTCCTCATTGCTTTGCGGAAATGGACTGTCCCGGAATTCCTAATGGGCGAACCAGTTCATCTGGTTGGAGAATTCGAGGAATTTGGGTCCGAAGAGTCCTGGGAAGAGCTTCCTTTCACGGTGCGCCAAAAGCTCATAGCGGGCATAAATGAAAGGATCAGGGTCAACCGAGGGCCGGAAAAGCTGTCTCGCACTGAAATCAAAGAGAGAGTTTTGCAAGACCCCAGGGTCCAGAGAGCCGTAAGGGAAGGTGTGTCCAACGAGGACCACACAGAAGAGAAAATCCGGAAGCGGGCCGAATCATTTGTGGACGAAATAGCCGCGGACCAAACCAGCCAAACTTTGCACTTCCTTTATTATTTGCTGAAATGGCTCCTAACGAGGGTTTTCGACGGGATGGACCTTAGCCCGTCGGGGTTCTCCGTTCTCAAACGGGCCAATACGCAAGGATCTCTGATCTTTACGTCGTGCCACAAGAGCCACTTTGATTACCTGATCGTGGGCTATCTGTCTTTTATCAATCAGATGCCCGTCCCTCACATGGCTGCCGGCAAGAATCTCGCTTTTTGGCCGGTGGGACGAGTGCTGCGCACCGGCGGGGCTTTTTTCCTCAGACGAACTTTTGGGGGGCTGGCGCTTTACACGCACGTCTTCGCGGCCTACCTGAAGGTCCTGGTCAAGGAAAAGGTCAATATTAATTTCTACATCGAAGGCGGGAGAAGCCGGACAGGCAAGCTCCTGCCTCCGAGAGTAGGCATGTTGGCCTTTCTCGTCCAAGCGGTGGAAGAAGGAGGGGTCGAGGACCTCACTTTTGTTCCCACCTTCGTAGGTTACGACCAGATCCCGGAGGAGAACGACTACTTACGTGAACTTGCCGGCCGTGAAAAGCAGAAGGAAACCTTCGTCTCTCTCATTCGCGCCAGGGACATTCTGACCAAACGGTTCGGGAAGGTCTACGTAAGATTCCATGAACCCCTATCCTTTGTGGAATTCTGCACCAAAATGGGAGTGCAGCCAAATGAGGGACGATTGTCCCAAAAAGAGACACGCAGGCTCCTTACGGATTTCGCGTATTATCTGATGGACGGAATTGTAAAGGTCGGGGTCATAGGTCCGGTCGATTTGTTTGCCGCTGCATTGACCTGTTCTCGTCGCAATCGCGTTGATCACGATAGGCTCATGAAGTCCGCTGCCTATCTTTCCGATATGCTCCGTGTCGAAGGATGCGAGTTTGCAGCAAGCCTCGACAAGTTGGAAAGCGCCGTACAACCGGTGCTGGGGCTTTTCAGGATGCGAGGCTTCGTAGAGGTCGAACCCGTGGGTGGTGCGAAGGCCTCGACTGAGTACATTGTCAATGGATCAAAGAGAGCAAACCTGGAGTTCTACAGAAACGCCCTGATAAACTATCTTTGGGCTGGATCACTGATTTCGAATATCATACTCCGGAATGATTCAGGGGCTTCAGGGTTTACCCCGGCCATGGCCGAGGAGTTTCAGTTCCTGAAGCAGCTATTGTCAAAGGAGTTGATTTGTAATCCCTTGGTGGGAGACGACGAGATCATGGAAAGAACGCTGGGGCTCTTCCGCGACCAGGGTTGGGTAAGCGGTGGACAGCCGCTTAACCGAGAAGCGCTGGAATGTCTAAAAGGAGTGACAGCTGATTTGTTGGAGGTGTACTATCTGGTCCTGGCAACCGCTGAAACAGTGGAAGAGGGAGGGATTTACCAGAAGGAATTTATCAAGAAAATGGTGAAGACCGCCCAGGAGATGCACGCGGGCCAGGAGAGAGACTCTGTGCCTTCACTGCCCTCGGTTACGGTCGGTAATGCTGTTCTCCGATTTTCCGAAATGGGAATACTTGAATACAGGCAGTCCAAAAAGTTTTTGAAAGGTGTCGGCGATCATGCCCAAAAGAATGAGGTCCGGGATCGCCTGGCCAAGGCCCTGGAATAATGCTCACCGACCCCTGTGAGTTTTTCGAAAATGTGCCGCCTTTCTCGTGAAGACGTCTTCTCCGTGGCCTATGACCCCATAGCCGCCGTAAAGCTGGAACCAACGGTAAGATTCATCGAGAGTTCTATCCGCGTCGGTGAATTCGTTCGGTCGGAAAGGGTTCATCCATCTCCTCACACCGAAGCGTCGCTCGTACGGGTCGCCTTTTGACGACGGATAACTCATCGGGCTGATCAGGGGATAATCGACTCCGTATGGTTGAACTTTGAGGGTGGTAGCTGGCCATGCAAACGCGACTGAGGCGCTCAGTGCGATGGCAGCGACTACGATAAGGGCGGCAAGATTTCTCATATCATTTTCCTAATCTTCGCTTAAAGGAATTGCGCAGAGCGTTCCACACTTAAACGGTTGTCTAATAATAACACATATCAAGTTGATTTGGCAAGCATAAACGGCCTGTGCTGTTGGTAAGCATTCAGTTACGCGAGGGGGCCCGCGGAAAACCGACTCACCGCTGAGACCACAGAGTTCGCAGAGAAGATGCACGGTGCGCACTGACGTGTGCACCGTGAACTCCGCGTTCTCCGCGATCTCTGCGGTGAGAGATCTTTTGTCTTCCTGTGTGAAGGCGCACATGACTGAATGGTTACTGCTGTTGACCATTCGCTTGCACGGGGAGGCTTCACCCAGCCGGGAAAGCGGCCCCGCGTGCCGCGCTGAGTCACCGCAGAGACCGCGGAGAACCGTCACCCCGGCGAACCCAGGATCGGCGTTCTGGGGCAGGCGCCGGGGTCCAGGGAGGCTGAATTCCGGCCTCGCTTTTCACAGGGACAAACTTGGCGGTCGCCGGAATGGCAACAAGGGCACGCTCTGCCTTTTCTGCGGTGACCGCCATTTTGCAGCCTCCCCGTGCAAGCGCATGGTTCCTTTTCGGGTCGGCATTTGGCATTGACAGACATTCACTGTTGCGATAGATTACATGATTGTCGGGGCGTAGCGCAGTCTGGTAGCGTACCTGAATGGGGTTCAGGTGGTCGCTGGTTCAAATCCAGTCGCCCCGACCAGAAAAGAAGAACAAGACCGTCGAGTTGGCGAAGCCAATTCGACGGTCTTTCTTTTTCAGGGTCTTCGTCAGCACGCTTGCTCAAATGTGCGGCTGGGTGCTACATTGCCAACGCCCAAGGCGAAGCTTGCAAAAAATAGGTCTTGTGTCCCCGAAATTCCTGAACACCTGTGGTGTTCGAATAGCGTCTATCAAGGGGGTTTCAAAGTCGTACCCTGCGACTCGGTGATTTGGCCCCTAGAAATTGATTGTGGTGCACCCGAAATTCCTGAGGGATGAGTCGCAGACAAACATGCTTGCCTATGCATGCGCACACGTTGTAATATCAGCAAGACTCGGTATTTTTTACCGGACGGTATAGGAGGATTCTGACATCCGAGCCCCAAGATGGCGAAGCAGTCTTGCTGGTCCCTACAGAAATCATGGAATAGTCCTACTGCTAAAGGCATGGCAAACAGGGTGGCTTTGAGGGAAAAGAGTGATCACAGCCTCGTGATGCCAAGATCGGTCATCGGAACATGTTCCCCAAGCTTTGAGCTTTTCATGAACAAGGGCTAATACCGTGTCCGTAGAAAAACTCAGCGCCAGAAAAATACTGGTAGACTGGGCCAATAAACAGTCGAATTGGGTTCGTGCCATCGTTTCTGAAGTCTTGAACACCGCCCAAACCGTATCCGACGATGCCGTTGATGAGATCTACAAGATGTTACTGGCGGAGCGGGGACTGAGCGACGAACCAGCTCCATTCATTCCAAAGTTGCTGCTTGAGGAGGGCGACGTTGATGCCACGGAACGCCTTACCTTAGCCTATATCAAGGCCGTCGAGGGAGTAAATCTTCTCGCTTCGGGCCAGGAAATATTCTTCAATCCTCGAATGACCGTTCTATTCGGCGAAAACGCTTCTGGAAAGAGCGGCTACGTTCGGATCCTGAAGTGCCTCGCGGCCGTGCGGTCGGCGGAAAAGGTTCTCCCCAACATCAAGGCCACTCAACCAATTTCGTGCCAGGCCACTGTTGGATATAAGGTCAGTGACAAAGAACAATTCTTTGAATGGCAGAATGAAACCGGAATCCCGCCATTTACCCGAGCGAGCATTTTCGACACCCGCGCCGTGGCCCTCCACGTCGACCAAGATCTTGAGTACGTTTATACACCACGCGACCTCGCTCTCTTCCCGCTGGTGACTGATGCGATTCAAGCGGTCAAAGACCGGCTAACCCGCTCTCGGGACGAACGCAGGCCCGCGGGGAATTTTCTTTTGCAGCGGTTCGACGTGGAATCTACAATCTACGGTAAGATTGAAGCCCTTGGTGCGGCGACCGACTTGTCGCACCTCGAAGTCCTTTCGGACGTGAGTGTAGAAGAGGCAGCCCAGCTCCAAGTTCTCCGGAATAAGGTCGAGGCATTACGGGCAACGACAATTACAGCCCAGCTTCAAGTAGCACGGTCCAACCGCGATATATGCGCCAAGCTGCTAGCCACTGCGCGTGCGATCGCGGCCTTCGACTGGGCCAGTTATTCCACTGACGTCAATAAGGTACGGTCAGCAGAACAGCAGTATCGCCGTGCGACGGAGGAGGCATTCGCCGGCCTGGATCTCCCCGGTGCGCTGAGCGACGCATGGAGTGAATTTATCAAGGCTGGCGACGCTTACCTCAAATACCTAGGTCTAGACGACTACCCTGATTCAGGTGACCGATGTATCTACTGCCGCCAGGATCTGGGAGAGGCTGCCTTAGCTTTGCTGAAGAAATATCAGGCTTACTGCAATAACACTTTTCAGGCTCAGCTGCAGTCGGCCCGTGAGGAGATGAAGACCAGAGCCGAGCTAATTCTGGATCTCGATATTCGAGCCATGAAAGATTCGTTGTCCGAGCGGACATCTTTGGTGGGCAAAGAAGACAGCCTAGCGACAACGCTGTCGGCCGGGTTTCAGTTGATTACCGACTGTCTACCTATCCAAGAGCAAATCGGCAAACGGCAGGCCATCGACGCGGCAGGTGTTGTCGCTCGCGCGGCGACCGTCGTAGAGCTTACCGAAGCTGATTGCTCCAAGGCGGAAGATCTCATCGCGGATCTCACTAAACGCGGAAGCGAGCGGGAATTGGCATACGCTCAAGCCAATGGAGAGTTGCGGGAACTGGAAGCTCGACTGACACTGAGACAGATGATGCCTCAGGTTCGGGACTTTGTAGCGAAAGCCAAATGGGCAAGCACCGCCGATACCATTATCGGCAGATTCCCTCAACTTCAGAAGTCCCTTACCGATGCCTCCAAAATGGCTAGTGAGGATCTGCTCAACCAGGACTTCAGCCGTTTTTTTGAACAGGAGCGGCAAGCCCTCCATGCTCCTAATGTGAAGCTCGAGTTTCCCGGACGAGGAGGCCAAGCGAAGCGAAAGAAGTCCCTCACACCCGAGCACAGACTTAGCGACATTCTCTCGGAGGGTGAGCAAAAGGTAATAGCCCTCGCGGACTTTCTCGCAGAGTCTGCGATCCGCACCGTCTCGGCCCCCCTTGTCTTCGACGACCCGGTCAACAGTCTTGATTACAAACGCCTTCAATACATTGTTGACCGGCTTCACGCGCTGAGCGAGATGCACCAGGTCATAATCTTCACTCACAACATCTGGTTCGCTACCTCCATGCTCGCGAAATTCGAGAAAACACCTGACCTATGTTCCTATTTTGATATCACTCATGGGGAAGGTGAGGTCACCGGGATTGTGACAGGCGGCAAGCACCCGCGATACGATACCCCAGCCAAACTGCGCGCCAAAATTAACGATATCATCCAAAGCGCGAGCGCCGAAAGCGGTGAGACCCAACAGGCACTGATCGAAAGCGCCTATTCGCGGCTGCGGTCTTGGTGTGAGGCTGTAGTTGAGCAGGACTTGTTAAAGGGGGTGACTAAGCGCTACCAGCCGAATGTAATGATGACCAAACTCAAAGACATACACCCCGACCGCCTGGCAAGTGCCATAGAAGAAATTTACCGTATATTCGAGAAGTGCTGTCGCATCACCGATGCCCATTCGCAGCCCCTCGAAACACTCAATATTCGCCCTACCATGAAGGAACTCAGGGAGGACTGGGCCGCAGCTCACAGTACCCGCGATGCCTATTTAGCGTAACATTGATCATTGATGGGCCGGTGCTCGCGGAACTCTGGGGACACTTTACTCAATTAGAACGCCGTAGCGCGAATTCGGTGTGGCGTCCCCGGATAGCGGAGATAGTAGGAAGTTGATGTGATCCTACGTGCGGGACTTTTGCGGGAATGGGTTGTGGCCGGTTATGGAATGTCGTGGCCTATTGCAACGGGCTGCCGACAAACCTTGCTGAAATTATTGGTTATTTTGTGTCACAGTTTGCATGGCTTTCGGGTGGTCGCTGGTTCAAATCCAGTCGCGCCTGACCATGCAAAGAAACAATGAAACCGTCGAGTCGGCTAAGCCGGCTCGGCGGTTTTTGTTTTTCAGAGTCTTCGTCAGCACCCTTGAACAAACGTTCGGCTGGGTGCTGCAGTGCCTACTCTCAAAACCAAGCTCTCGGAAAATGTGTATTTTGTCCCTGTAATTCCTGGCGGCATCCGTCAGTCGTGCTGAGCAGAGTCAATAGATGATTCCAGTATTTTTTTCAGCCGCGTTTCTTCCCGAAGCCTTTCAAAATAGCTAAATACCTCGTCAATCAGAATAATACAGAAGAAAACCCCTGATAAAACAATTCCGATGAAGAACCAACCCGCGGCCAAGTAATCTAAATATTCCTTGGTCCTATACGGATAAGACGGATCGGGGAAATTCCTTGGCTCTATCAGTGAAAGAATTATAGATAATCCCGTGCATATTATGAATGGTATGAAACCGGCCAAATATTTTCGTTTGTCGGCTGCCACAGCAACTCTCTCTAACTGTCGCCATCAGGTGCCCAAACTACCAACAAGTTTGTTGAAATATCCGGGCACCCTAGTTTCAAAAAAGACCCGCTTGCCGCTGAAGGGGTGTTGGAAGGAAATCGATGTCGCATGAAGCGCTAGACGTTTGTGGGCTTCGTTCTCTTTTCCATACTTCCGATCACCCACCACCGGGTGTCCAATATCGGCGAGATGCACGCGAATCTGGTGCTTCCGGCCCGTCAACAGATCAACTTCCAGCAAAGCAAGGTCTTTTGTCTCCTTGAGCACTTTGTAGGCAGTATGAGCCAGTTTCCCTTTTTTCTTGTCGGTTGTGGAGTACACGCGGTGAGCTTTGTTCTCTGCCAGGTATGTAGTGATAGTCTCTGAGGGCTTCTCACACTTGCCATGAACGACCGCGAGGTATTGCTTCTTGGTTTCTTCCCACTGGCTCTGTAGACGAAGCTTTGCCTCTTCGCTCTTCGCGAAGACGAGTATACCTGAAGTATCCCTATCCAGCCGGTGAACGATGAAAATGCGTTTCTTGGACCTGGCACAGCCCTTGCGGACATAATCAGTCAGAATGAAGTAAGCTGTTCTTGATTTCTCTGTTTCCGTACTCATCGTCAAGAGGCCCGGCGGTTTGTCCACCACCAGAATGTCCCTGTCTTCGTGGACAATCACGAGTCCTTTCGGCAGAACCCTGGCGTTCGGTCTTGAAGGTCTACTCATATTGAGTGCTCTAGCAGTCGTTGTCAGCAGCGCAGCGCCCGGCGTTCATGGACCGGGAATGAGACGCGGCACCTGGTAAACGCAAAACGAACCCGACCGACCGCGAAATGGTATGTTGCACCCTGATACTAGGGGATTTTCGATTATTCTCATGGTATTTATCGCGTTACCTTAAGAGCGGCCTGGATTACCCCATCAAGACCTTGAAGGAAACGAGACCGGTCTCGCTTTTCAAAAGGAGCCGGACCTCCGGTAATATCCCCCATATCCCTGAGATAGGCCATCAAATCTCTATTCGCAAGAGCACTACCGATGGATTCTTGAGTGAAGACACGCCCTTTCGGGTCGAGCATGCGAGCGCCTTTTTCAAGACACCGCGCAGCAAGGGGAATATCAGCGGATACTCCGATATCGTCTTCACGAACATGCTCCACAATCCAATCATCTGCGGCGTCAAATTCTTTTGCAACAAGAACTAGCTCAAATAGTTCCTCTTGCGGAATTCTCATCATCGAGTTGGAAACCACGTAGACTTTCAACCCGTAGCGGAGGGCCACTCGAAAGACTTCACTCTTTACTGGACAGCCATCTGCATCAACGTAGATCTTGATCAAGTATACCCCTTCTGTTTGCGTAGATAGTACCGTTACCCTGAACAGCTTCCCAAGTTGTGGGATAACAGGCGGTTTCTTTGCTCGGTCAGCTCACCTGACTCCTCCGGCCTCTCCATAGGGAGTTTCCGGAGCCTGTTCAGACATTAGGCACGATTCTACCACACGGATACCTATGTTGGGAATGCCGTTCGGTGGCATGAACGGATGAAGACCCTCAATTGTTTACTTACGCTTCATGTCTGCATGAGGTTCAGGTGTTCGCCGGTCCAAATCCGGTAGCACCGGACCACGGAAAGAAAAATAGAACCGCTGAGTTGGCAAAGCCGATTCGGCGGCTTTTCTTTTTTGTAAGCCTCCCCGGCAAACTTGCTCGAAATATTGGCGGCGTGATTTATGTCGGGAACCTGATCAGGGGAATACGCTCAGAAAAATAGACGAGTAACCCTGAAATTCATAAAGGAGATCTTCGGAATGGTTCTCAGAACAGTCCCTTTGCTCATCGCTGCTCTTCTCTTGGCCGCTCACTTTCTACGGGCCGGAAGCCTTGGATTGACCGCGGCGACCATTCTGATGCCCTTGCTCTTGCTGATTAGACGTCGATGGAGTCTGATCATTGTGCAACTCTCAGCCTACGTTGGAGCTGGGGTTTGGCTTTACACAACCATAAATCTCGTGCAGGAGCGCATAATGTTCAATAGGTCGTGGGGCGCGGCGGCAATTATCCTTGGCTCGGTAACACTATTTACCATTTTTGCGGGTTTGTTGCTAAACTCTCGTGCCATGAAGAACAAATATCCCTCTCGTTAGCTTTGGAACCTGAGCAAAGCGACCAATGGTCAGATCTACGCTTGACTCATGTTCAGCCATCGCACGGAATCACGAGGCCCAGACATGAGCCAAGACGAGACTTGACCCCTCTTCTCGTGTAGGAGCGCATAATGTTCAATAGGTCGTGGGGCGCGGCGGCAATTATCCTTGGCTCGGTAACACTATTCACCATTTTTGCGGGTTTGTTGCTGAACTCCCGTGCCATGAAGAACAAATACCTCTCTCATACCGATTCGCCATAAAAAATATAAAAACGCCGAAAGTTGTCATTGCGAGGGCGTCGAGCCCGAAGCAATCTCAGTGGCGAGAGATTGCTTCGTCGCTTCGCTCCTCGCAATGACAGCTACTATTCTTGATGTTACGAGAATAATAGCGAACTGGTATCATTAGTCCTGAAAGTTGAAAAAAGGCCGATGGCCAGATCTATGCTAGGCTCATGTTCAGCTATCGCCCTATATCAGGAGGAGCGCACAAGAGACAAGAAGAGACTTGCCCCGTCTTTGTTCCCGAGTTCCGTTTGGGCGGAGAGGTTCACGCCTGACGAGAATCGGAAATGAACGGAACAACACAATTTGACTATCCAAGTTCAAAGCTGGTTACGCCAAACCATTTGTCCAGCGGAAAAGTAGGTTCCTGTCTGTTATACATTCTTGTGGTCCGGAACACTTCGGTCATACCGTAGCTTTGAGCGATCGTTACCGCCTCAGGATTTCTTGCGGGCGTGTCCAGATAGATTTGCATGCCCATCTTCACGTCTGTTGTGAGAGCCTCAAACAATCTCCGTGCAAATTCTGCATTGTCCGCGAAAAGGGGGCCAATTTTGAATCCTTCTCGGCATTCCCTTATGACCCCATATGCCGAGAGTTTGTTATCTTCAATTATGCCCAAAGCTCTTGTGCCCGGTCGGCTTATCCAGCATTTCAAAAAGCTTTCTCTCGAAAACCCGAAGACCTCACAATCGTATGCAGTCACCATTAAGAATGGCACCCGGGAAAGGTCAATGACTTCAGGAGCAACGGCCCATTGCTGACCTTTGATCCATTTAAAGCGATAGTTCGTATAAGCAGGTTTGAATTCGGGCTTTTTGTGGGAAACGAGATCCGGCCTGACACTGTCAAGCCCGACGCACCGGTTTTCCAAATATCGCAGGCCCTCGTCCCACAATTGCACCCCATAGTTCTCGTTTCGGAATTCCGGCTTAACAATGTAGAAACCCATGAATCCATACGAGTCACCGTACGCAACCGCCGAAACCATTGCAACAGGCTCATTATCCGATAATCCAATCAGAAAGCCATTCGGATCGGCAGCGTAGAAACAATCCGAATCATGGATTCCGGGATTCCAGCCTTCCGCTTCAGCCCAATCTATGGCCATGTCAATTTCACTTGCGTTCATTCGACGTATGGAGAAAGAGCCCGAATTCATATAAGAACTCCCCTTTGGCGGATTGCCTCTTGTCGAACGTACTCCCATTATGGGTCGTCGGCTACCGGTCAGGGACAAGGCCTGAAAAGCGGAGGCCGATTTCATGCCACACCGACACGAGTTCATGGGAGTCGAGAGAGGTATCTTTAGATCTTCACGTGCCGTGACTCCAGCAGTTCGGTAACGACCAATGTTACCACGACAGTCTGTCCGGCGAAACGAGATTGTTGGGGGCAAAGGCCCACAACGAAGCCTGGAAACGCCTGTGGGCCCGTCCCGCGCTGAACGCGGGATTGCCGGTTGCCTTCGGGCGGGTTCTCGGGAATGGGCATTCAAAGAAGCGACAAAAGCCATGGTCGGCAGAGCCGCAGGCCGCTACCATAAGGTGGTGGCGGTTCCGCGGGCAGCCCGCCACGTTCATTTGTACGAAGGCGCATTGGCGTAACACGTGACTCGACCCAATATATTGACTTAGATGGCGCCACATCTTAGAATGGTTCTTAACAGTTATGTTTTTTCCATGTGGAATTGAAGACTTGGCCGCTCTGGTTACGGCCAATCGGAAATTATTTGCGAAAATCGCTAGTGCCCTAAATCAGGGCACTGTGACGAGAATTGATTGACTAGCCTTTTGCGGCTGTGGGAGAGGCTCGGGAAGTCTCAGAGCCGGTGCGCAGATGATGCAAGAAGTATCCCGCCGAGAGGGAAAGAATGAACCCCGCGACGCATAAAGCCGGCGGCAACGGCCTTGAGCGGCTTTGGCTGTGGATTGCCCTCCTGATCCTTATGAGCATCCACTTTGGGGGCGAGGTAATCTTCCGTTGGCACGTCTGGGACGTACCTCCCTCACAAGACACGATAGCATGGTTTGAACTGTGCAAAGATTCGGTCATTTGGATCATCGTAACCTTTCTCATTATTCTGCAGGTTAGGAAACGGAGGGAACTCCAACGTGCCAACCATGAATTGCAGAATGCCCGTCGAGAACTCGAGAGCCGGGTTAAA
This sequence is a window from Desulfomonile tiedjei. Protein-coding genes within it:
- a CDS encoding 1-acyl-sn-glycerol-3-phosphate acyltransferase; this encodes MKKLITLLSSRVQVDDEVVEKIRQLARTGPIVYAMKYRSIYDLHFLRLRFAELGLPVPAFAFDVSAMDSWSLSKAVRVWRAGLNGLLHEPRHKKTVNEEDVKEILDGGGAGVVFLVDEKTARSRYIHPSEDPIRILLDLQGKLSGAIAVVPIFILYDRTPRPAIRPFWEIFLGDPDNPGPIRRLLIALRKWTVPEFLMGEPVHLVGEFEEFGSEESWEELPFTVRQKLIAGINERIRVNRGPEKLSRTEIKERVLQDPRVQRAVREGVSNEDHTEEKIRKRAESFVDEIAADQTSQTLHFLYYLLKWLLTRVFDGMDLSPSGFSVLKRANTQGSLIFTSCHKSHFDYLIVGYLSFINQMPVPHMAAGKNLAFWPVGRVLRTGGAFFLRRTFGGLALYTHVFAAYLKVLVKEKVNINFYIEGGRSRTGKLLPPRVGMLAFLVQAVEEGGVEDLTFVPTFVGYDQIPEENDYLRELAGREKQKETFVSLIRARDILTKRFGKVYVRFHEPLSFVEFCTKMGVQPNEGRLSQKETRRLLTDFAYYLMDGIVKVGVIGPVDLFAAALTCSRRNRVDHDRLMKSAAYLSDMLRVEGCEFAASLDKLESAVQPVLGLFRMRGFVEVEPVGGAKASTEYIVNGSKRANLEFYRNALINYLWAGSLISNIILRNDSGASGFTPAMAEEFQFLKQLLSKELICNPLVGDDEIMERTLGLFRDQGWVSGGQPLNREALECLKGVTADLLEVYYLVLATAETVEEGGIYQKEFIKKMVKTAQEMHAGQERDSVPSLPSVTVGNAVLRFSEMGILEYRQSKKFLKGVGDHAQKNEVRDRLAKALE
- a CDS encoding AAA family ATPase, with translation MSVEKLSARKILVDWANKQSNWVRAIVSEVLNTAQTVSDDAVDEIYKMLLAERGLSDEPAPFIPKLLLEEGDVDATERLTLAYIKAVEGVNLLASGQEIFFNPRMTVLFGENASGKSGYVRILKCLAAVRSAEKVLPNIKATQPISCQATVGYKVSDKEQFFEWQNETGIPPFTRASIFDTRAVALHVDQDLEYVYTPRDLALFPLVTDAIQAVKDRLTRSRDERRPAGNFLLQRFDVESTIYGKIEALGAATDLSHLEVLSDVSVEEAAQLQVLRNKVEALRATTITAQLQVARSNRDICAKLLATARAIAAFDWASYSTDVNKVRSAEQQYRRATEEAFAGLDLPGALSDAWSEFIKAGDAYLKYLGLDDYPDSGDRCIYCRQDLGEAALALLKKYQAYCNNTFQAQLQSAREEMKTRAELILDLDIRAMKDSLSERTSLVGKEDSLATTLSAGFQLITDCLPIQEQIGKRQAIDAAGVVARAATVVELTEADCSKAEDLIADLTKRGSERELAYAQANGELRELEARLTLRQMMPQVRDFVAKAKWASTADTIIGRFPQLQKSLTDASKMASEDLLNQDFSRFFEQERQALHAPNVKLEFPGRGGQAKRKKSLTPEHRLSDILSEGEQKVIALADFLAESAIRTVSAPLVFDDPVNSLDYKRLQYIVDRLHALSEMHQVIIFTHNIWFATSMLAKFEKTPDLCSYFDITHGEGEVTGIVTGGKHPRYDTPAKLRAKINDIIQSASAESGETQQALIESAYSRLRSWCEAVVEQDLLKGVTKRYQPNVMMTKLKDIHPDRLASAIEEIYRIFEKCCRITDAHSQPLETLNIRPTMKELREDWAAAHSTRDAYLA
- a CDS encoding RluA family pseudouridine synthase; this encodes MSRPSRPNARVLPKGLVIVHEDRDILVVDKPPGLLTMSTETEKSRTAYFILTDYVRKGCARSKKRIFIVHRLDRDTSGILVFAKSEEAKLRLQSQWEETKKQYLAVVHGKCEKPSETITTYLAENKAHRVYSTTDKKKGKLAHTAYKVLKETKDLALLEVDLLTGRKHQIRVHLADIGHPVVGDRKYGKENEAHKRLALHATSISFQHPFSGKRVFFETRVPGYFNKLVGSLGT
- a CDS encoding YaiI/YqxD family protein, which codes for MIKIYVDADGCPVKSEVFRVALRYGLKVYVVSNSMMRIPQEELFELVLVAKEFDAADDWIVEHVREDDIGVSADIPLAARCLEKGARMLDPKGRVFTQESIGSALANRDLMAYLRDMGDITGGPAPFEKRDRSRFLQGLDGVIQAALKVTR
- a CDS encoding GNAT family N-acetyltransferase translates to MNSGSFSIRRMNASEIDMAIDWAEAEGWNPGIHDSDCFYAADPNGFLIGLSDNEPVAMVSAVAYGDSYGFMGFYIVKPEFRNENYGVQLWDEGLRYLENRCVGLDSVRPDLVSHKKPEFKPAYTNYRFKWIKGQQWAVAPEVIDLSRVPFLMVTAYDCEVFGFSRESFLKCWISRPGTRALGIIEDNKLSAYGVIRECREGFKIGPLFADNAEFARRLFEALTTDVKMGMQIYLDTPARNPEAVTIAQSYGMTEVFRTTRMYNRQEPTFPLDKWFGVTSFELG